A segment of the Fusarium oxysporum f. sp. lycopersici 4287 chromosome 4, whole genome shotgun sequence genome:
TTGCCAACACCGTACTCGAAGACAGTAGGAAGGGCCAGAACAACACCACTGGGAATCAGTCAGTTATTGAACGAGGGGGGAGGATCGGGAAAGTTATACTGACGCAGTTAAAAGTAGTCCGCTTCCAGCTTCGCTGATAGCCTCATTGAATTCCTGTtcttctttcaacatgcCACCAACGAAAAAGCAAGCACCGAGGCATAGGAGCATGGTAGCAAGAATTGAACCCATGATGGCAGCCTTGATAACGAAAAACATAtccttggaaagaagaatcATGAAAAGAATGATTTCGACGACAGAGCCAATGCTAAAAATAAACATGTCAGTTGTTGTTTCTTGGATTTAAATCCATGAGGAACATACGTGATCTCGAGAAGGACACCCAAGACATGAGGCAGCTTTCGTGACAGCTCCTGACCAGCAAAGCCGATCAAATTGGCACACGGAACCATGGCGATATAGGCCAGCGCGAAAATGGTGATATGATTATCGGGCATAGCATCTGATACGCGTGAGCCAAGTCTACACAGGAGATAAGATATTGTGGGAGAAGACTTACAGCGAACAGCAATGGCAGCAGGAACGAAAGGCCAGAGAAAGTTGCAAAGCAAACTAGCTCGACTGGTTGATCTGAACGAGATCTTGGAAAAGTGAATAGGATGGAAGCCCTTTCGACCACTCTCGCCCGCAGGCTTGATATGTCGAGACATTTTGCTGTTGCCGTggcttcttttctctcctctcttgTGTTCGCTATATGTGTTTGGAACCGGGAGAGTACGGTCGTCGGATGAGACTTGTCGCATGTCGGGAGAGTTGTATGAGCGATGCCGATGGGAGCGTGAAGAGGAGCGATCTCGAGGCATGTCGGCTGCCTTTTGTATGTTCACTTGAGTGCAGTACGGGACAGTTCAGGTATAGTCCTCTCAAATTTCCGAGAGAGAAGGGTCGAGACCAGGGACTAGGACCTAGGGGCTTGTAGGAGGGAGCCAGCTGCCAGACCGCCCAGCGTATACGGATAGTGTGTGTTTACTTGCTACGGTTGGAGTGGTTAGTAGGCAAATAAAAGGGAGAGGACCAAGCGCGTAACAAAAGAGGGAAGGGAAGGATGGATATAAGTGTgtgggagagaagaggaaagcAATGCTGTAACGAGGCACTCACTCCCAGTCGATCCTCTATTCAATGCATTGCTACTGTATGCGAGTACAAGCTCCATGTTTCACACCTCTCGGCAGACCTAACCCCCTTTTAGATCTCTTGGTCCACGGCTCATCCAAATCTCCCCagtaaataaaaaagacCCCTTGACCTCATGAGCCAATGAGATAGCTCCAGCATGATGAGGATGCGTTCACCCACAATGCTTGTGCCCTGCCAAGTTTCGTCTCTAGCAGGCCAAGCCGGGCCCAACCGTTAATTTTCGGGGGGACATTGCTTGGCAGTGCCTTGAATCTCACCCTAGTCCAGCTACGTCACTGACGCTCTAGCCGCTGTCCAGACGACATCATTGTACAGAGCAGAGCTAGGTGCTCCATTGCTGATTGCTGGCATTTCTCTTACCATAAAAAGCAGTCTTATCGCACTCTCACTCATCCTCCTATATCTTGCTCTACTCGTCATACCAACAGTGGTGACCTACGTAACTAACTAGTGCGATTCAAATTATTCTTGTTTTTATCCTTATTTCATATCCTTCACACTTTACCCTTCCGAGGTCTAGACCCAAGCCATCTTACCCCATACAGGCCACCTCAGCAACACCAAATCACACCCTAGACGCTAGACTTGGAAAAAGCTTGTTCATCAGCCAGACAGGGGCATTAATTCTGTGATCCCCTGTGCCGGTTTCCCGTCTACCGACACTCCCATTCCGATTCGACGCCCAAAGGAGGCTTCATATCGAATTTGCAAGCCACTATGCAAATCCTCTTTTGCTAGTTCCTGTGTGATATTCTGATATCACAAGTGCCAGAGCTGGCGGCCTCGGTCTGCTTGTGCAGCTAACACTGTCAACCTGGGCAATTTCCGGCACCGTTGGTGCATATCATCATATTTGAGCAGGCAATGCAGTAGAGGAAAGAATCGAAGAACCCTATACGCTTATGATAACAATAGGACTGCTACTAGAGTCAGACAAGATAAATTGTACATATCCCGGGACGTGGCGTCAAGTATTCGACAACATTAGACAGGGCTTCCCTCGGCTCGTCCACCATTCAGTTGAGTTATAACCATCCTAGCGACCCTGCAGGCTGAAGCATGTATTGCTGCATAGTCGATATCCATAGTTTGATGGAGGGAATATTTTGTCATGGAATAAGGGCATCGTGATTTCAACTAGGGCGAAAACAATTTTGGGATTCGACAGCCGAAGTACGCCCTGAAGGATAAAGGAATCCAAAATGGCTTGAAgagtcgagaagaagacgaagttTGAGTGTGGACCGTATATAAGAGAGACTGGAGATCTCGATTCGTTGCTTGGAACGAAGGTAGGTGTATATACTGGGGGGACGCAAGTGAATCCTTTGCCAAGTCGGTCGTAATCGAACTAATTAACAAAATGACAGTGATAGCGGCATGTAAACTTAGACCTCGTGTTGTTCTTTATTCGTTGGTATCGCCGATGTTACGGTTCTCGAAGGCTGCCTCTTTGGCCCGGTACGGAACAGGTTCTGCCAGAACAACTGTTTCAGTACCTATGGGAATGTTTAACTCTGGACCCATCGGCAGTGACTCCATATCAATCTCGACGTTCAACAGAGTCTTGAGGATCACTTGACTGCCCGCTTTGCTCATCACTTCGTTCGCTTGCTTGCACAACTCTGATGCCACGCATTCAACACAACCTCGCTCGCAGTGACAGTCTTCGACCCGCTTCAACGCATCCCGTAGCAGCTGGTCGACATGGTCAAATGCTTTCGTGCTGATACCTGAGCCTCCTGCACCGCCTTTGGCATCGTAGAATGTTAACCGTGCTGGTCGCTTCCGCTGTGATTCCTGTTTTGCGAACTCTTTCACTGCCGTCTTGCACTCTGTTCGTACATCGCCAGGCATGCTGATAACAAAAGCTGGCAGTAGACTCATAATGGCATGCTCTGCAGCGTGAATAGCGGCGGCAATATGAAGCCGTCTCTCTTGGAGAATGCTCATCGCCTTCTTAGGCACATCGAGCCACATTCCCTTACTGAAACGTATGACTGGTGGATTGTCCACCTGTACCGCATCCAACACTCGGTTTTTCTTGTCGACCTTGAAGAATCCAAACACGTTTTGCTGGATCTTGATTGTTCCATAATAAGCATGCGACCGAGAATTCGAGATTGTTCTGATGGCCTCTGTCTCCGTGGGATCGATATCAGTATAATCACGCTGAATAGTTGTCCACTCAACCTTGACCCTTTCCACCCTGGCCATTCCTTTGTCAGGCTGGAAGTCTCGTACAAGGTAGGGATTACCCTGGTGAAGAAAAATGGCTCCATCGTAAAGTGTAAAAGTTGCTCTGGAGgcctccagctcctccaggACAACATTCCGGCCGTTGGTGATATCTATGATAGCAAAGTGGTCGTCTTCCGTGTCTCGTATAGCAACATACTTTGCAGGGACAGGGCGAAATCTATCATGGCAATGATAAAAGCCCATGTCATCTTTTATTAAGCGCTCCATGCAAATCTTCGGTAAGTCTTTGCCAAAGTATTTTGCATCATCCTTTGGGCGTATTGGCATTTCATATGCCGCGCATTGAATGTGCCCTTCACGCACAAGCATGTTCTCCAGATCAACCTGCAACTCGCAATTGGGCTTTGTGAATAGCTCGTCTGGATTCTGCATGTAATGCTGGTCTGTAGCAAATCCGTCGCCAACGAGTATCGAAAGTGAATCCTTGTTGCGACGGCCAGCACGGCCACTCTGCTGTCGCAGGTTGGCAATCGTATAAGGGAATCCCCACGTCATGACACAATCAAGGGAGCCTATGTCAATACCGAGCTCTAACGCAGTGGTTGCAACAATTCCGAGCAGTTGACCTTGAAACATTTCAGTCTCGATCCTGCGGCGATCTTGTGCTGTATAGCCGCCACGATATCCCATCACCAGATTGGTACATTCTGGCCGCCCCAGGTTCTCGAGCTCCTGCTTGATAGTGCTCACGAGCAGCTCGCATTGCGCCCGAACTCTGCAAAATGCAATGATCCTTACACCTCTTAGCATCAGGGCACAAAACAGGCGTGCGCATTCAAACTTGGTGCTGCCACGGCCAGATGCAGGATCGCCAGGGTCTTTATACGGAGTGTTCCAGCACAGAAACTCCTTCCGTCCTGATGGAGATCCATCGTAATCTATCAGCTGGACGTTTTCTATGCCGAATATGGTTTTGAAGTGTTGCTCTGGGTTCGCAACTGTAGCAGAACACGATATAAATTTGACGCGCCGGTTTCCCACGGCGGCACATATTCGCCTCAGTCTTCGCATGATGAAGGACATGTGAGAACCCATTTGACCATTATAATAGTGCAACTCATCCACTGTTGACGATTAGTACGCGTATAGAAAGTATAAATTAAAGGAAGCGCTTACCAACGACATAtttcaagttcttcaggTAAGATCTCCATCGCTCTTCTTGGGGTAATATGGTAATGTGAAGCATATCTGGATTAGTAAAAATGATTCTTGCTTGCTCTCGAATCTCATTGCGCTCAGTCATTGGAGTATCCCCATCAAAAGTCTCCACCATAGTCTCTTCAAGACCAGGCATATAACTCATCATCTCTTTCAAGCTCCTCTTCTGGTCCTGTGCTAAGGCTTTTGTGGGAAAGATGTACATTGCTCTGGAGTTGTAGTCCTCTTCGAGGGCACGAATGACCGGGAGTTGGTAGATCAAACTCTTGCCAGAGCTTGTCGACGTTGACACTACAACGTGCTTGCCATCGTGGAGACTGTTGAGAGCCTCTGACTGATGCGCATAGAACTGTGTGATTCCCTTGGCGTTGTATAGAGCGTTGACCAAATCCTGGCTCAAAAGAAAGTTGAGGTCCCCATACACAGcctcctgcttctcaaaTACTCGATGTCCATCAGGGACAATCTGCCCAGTATACCAGGGGctctccttgagctcctgtACGATTTCTGGCACGGTCTTTCGTTCCTTTGGTATGCTTTCTGGTATCGAATCGGCTGCCTTCTCCGGGGCAAACTCTTCTTGGGCAGAAGGGGCCGGGAAGTATGCCTTTGTTTGTTCTTTGAGAGTTTCAAGTGGATCAATCCCATCTTCGGAGCATTTGTTGAGGAAGACATTAATAGCATTGGTGAATTTTTGGTTACGCCTCTCGATCAGATTGGTCATCTGATTTTGGCTGAAAACAGGCATTCTCAGCTGCTCGTCTCTCAATTTTCGGTTCGGCTTCGTTGGCTCGCCAGCCTTGCCTGGGACTTGTCTCTTCAGATCGCCATCGATGAATTCGAGAAAAAGGACTTCTCGTCCTGCAGGTTCAAGATCCCGATCATGTTGTTTGTCAAGGCTGTCCATGCCAGTGTACCCGCCCACTGAAGCATCATGCGCAGGAGCCTGAGACCTGAATGATTTGCCAGTTCGGAAGACCTCGTCCCTTTCAGTGCCTTTGACATCAAGTTGCAGCATATTCTCGTCGACATATGCAAAGAAAAGACCCTCAGGGCGAATCGCCACCATGGAAGCAATCTCATCGACCAATAGTTCCCGCTTGATATGGGCTTCAACGGCAGATTTTATAGTGTCAAATGTTGTGGCGAGATGTTTTCGAGTGGTGCAAAAGGTGTAGACAAGATTGAGAGCTCGATGCGTTCGTTCAACCTGCTTAAACTCTTCTGGCCATTCCACAGCGCAGGGTACTACTGCACTGCTGGCTTCTTTCTGAAGGGTCGGCCGTGATT
Coding sequences within it:
- a CDS encoding DEAD/DEAH box helicase → MTKRKEISDRIGPNAEYPLPGAKRKRDGDEDSTAESLTSSQPSSSKSKRGGKGGKSRPTLQKEASSAVVPCAVEWPEEFKQVERTHRALNLVYTFCTTRKHLATTFDTIKSAVEAHIKRELLVDEIASMVAIRPEGLFFAYVDENMLQLDVKGTERDEVFRTGKSFRSQAPAHDASVGGYTGMDSLDKQHDRDLEPAGREVLFLEFIDGDLKRQVPGKAGEPTKPNRKLRDEQLRMPVFSQNQMTNLIERRNQKFTNAINVFLNKCSEDGIDPLETLKEQTKAYFPAPSAQEEFAPEKAADSIPESIPKERKTVPEIVQELKESPWYTGQIVPDGHRVFEKQEAVYGDLNFLLSQDLVNALYNAKGITQFYAHQSEALNSLHDGKHVVVSTSTSSGKSLIYQLPVIRALEEDYNSRAMYIFPTKALAQDQKRSLKEMMSYMPGLEETMVETFDGDTPMTERNEIREQARIIFTNPDMLHITILPQEERWRSYLKNLKYVVVDELHYYNGQMGSHMSFIMRRLRRICAAVGNRRVKFISCSATVANPEQHFKTIFGIENVQLIDYDGSPSGRKEFLCWNTPYKDPGDPASGRGSTKFECARLFCALMLRGVRIIAFCRVRAQCELLVSTIKQELENLGRPECTNLVMGYRGGYTAQDRRRIETEMFQGQLLGIVATTALELGIDIGSLDCVMTWGFPYTIANLRQQSGRAGRRNKDSLSILVGDGFATDQHYMQNPDELFTKPNCELQVDLENMLVREGHIQCAAYEMPIRPKDDAKYFGKDLPKICMERLIKDDMGFYHCHDRFRPVPAKYVAIRDTEDDHFAIIDITNGRNVVLEELEASRATFTLYDGAIFLHQGNPYLVRDFQPDKGMARVERVKVEWTTIQRDYTDIDPTETEAIRTISNSRSHAYYGTIKIQQNVFGFFKVDKKNRVLDAVQVDNPPVIRFSKGMWLDVPKKAMSILQERRLHIAAAIHAAEHAIMSLLPAFVISMPGDVRTECKTAVKEFAKQESQRKRPARLTFYDAKGGAGGSGISTKAFDHVDQLLRDALKRVEDCHCERGCVECVASELCKQANEVMSKAGSQVILKTLLNVEIDMESLPMGPELNIPIGTETVVLAEPVPYRAKEAAFENRNIGDTNE